The nucleotide window CCGTTTGCCTCCAGAGCTCACTGTCCTGTCTCCAAATGCATTAGAGCGCCCATTGCCCAGTGATTCTGACACAtgctctcccctttctctctccttgcttcCCCACAGGATGAGGGATCTTTCTTCCTCAGAGAAGCAGGAGCATGTGAAACTGCAGAAGCTCATGGAGAAAAAGAACCAAGAGCTGGAAGTTGTGAGGCAACAACGGGAGCGTCTGCAGGAGGAACTGAGCCAGGCAGAGAGCACCATCGATGAACTCAAGGAACAGGTCTGGGGAGCCCAGCCCCTTGCCCAGAGTGCCCAGCCCTACTCTCCTGTTGGTGCCTCCTTTTTCTAGGCACCTTTCAacagccctgctccctccctcttaTACAGGTGGATGCTGCTCTCGGTGCTGAGGAGATGGTGGAGATGCTGACAGACCGGAACCTGAATCTGGAAGAGAAAGTGCGGGAGTTGAGAGAGACTGTGGGGGATTTGGTAAGAGAAGCTCATACACCTGACCTCTTACTCTGATGCCCGGGTATTTAGAAGGGACTTGCTAAGAGAGGGACTGACACATAACCCCTGAGCTTTGAGCAGGGTGTGTAGTGAGTGGACCCACCCTGGCCTGCTACCCTGACCCTGCCTTTCCTTTGTCCCAACTACCTGTGGCCTCCCAGGAAGCAATGAATGAGATGAATGATGAGCTGCAGGAGAATGCACGTGAGACAGAACTGGAGCTGCGGGAGCAGTTGGACATGGCAGGCGCCCGGGTCCGGGAGGCCCAGAAGCGTGTGGAGGCAGCCCAGGAGACGGTTGCAGACTACCAGCAAACCATCAAGAAGTACCGCCAGCTGACCGCCCACCTACAGGTGTCTGTGCACCCCTTCATCTCCACCCATGATCACCCCAGGGCTCCCTCAAGACCCAGCTGTGCCTCATTGTCCTTCTCTGCTCCTAGGATGTGAATCGGGAACTGACAAACCAGCAGGAAGCGTCTGtggagaggcagcagcagccaccTCCAGAGACATTTGACTTCAAGATCAAATTTGCTGAGACTAAGGCCCATGCCAAGGTCAGGGAAGTGGGTACCAGAGATTGGGGGAGTGTTGGGGAGCCCAACCTGGGTGTGGCTGTGGGCTGACTGGTCTGGGGTTCTGGACTTCAGGTTCCTGCTGGAGGGGGTGGTTTTTGTGCTGGTTTGGAAGACTCCTAGCCTGGGTTTGTCCTAGAAGTTGGGGACCTGGTGGAGCCAAGGCATGGTGGTTCTGAGGCTCTCTCCAGCCCGGCTGAGAGCCTGCCTCCTGTCCACCTCACAGGCGATTGAGATGGAATTGAGGCAGATGGAGGTGGCCCAGGCCAACCGGCACATGTCCCTGCTGACAGCCTTCATGCCTGACAGCTTCCTTCGGCCAGGTGGGGACCATGACTGTGTTCTGGTGCTGCTGCTCATGCCTCGTCTCATTTGCAAGGTATGGCCAATGAATCACACGTTCCACAGGAGTCTCTTAAACTTGCTGTGAACCAGGCATTGAAGATGCTCAGTGAAGATAGCAGTCAGCGTCCCTGCTCAGAAAGAGTGTATGATGTAGTGGAGGAATGCAGTCAACCAAGTCGCAGATGGATGTATATTACAGATAGTGTGTTATGAAGGGGAGGTAGCTTCTTTGAGAGAACACCGTTGGGGATCTGACTTAGATGGAGGATGTCACTGAAGCAataacatttgagctgagacctagaAGATGACTAGGAGCTGGTGGGAGGATAATAGAACAGCATTCTAGGTTAAAAGGTAGCAGGAGCAGCAGCTTTAAGGCAAGAAAGAGCTTGGTCCCACTGGTCCCACTACCCTTTCATCTGCACATCTCAAATCCTCACAGCTGCCAGTAATCACATCATTACCCTTTCCCCGTGTGAGACTCCCTGCCCAATTCCCTGCTCGTCTAAGAGCTATAACTGCTTTCTCCCCCATGTATGTCCATGCCCCACCTCCTGCGCCGTAGTTGCTCAGCTCTGTGTCCTATGTTCCTGAATCTGTGTTCTCTGTCCTCTGTTCTGAGCCCCAAATCCCTGGTGCTTTTTCCGACAGGCAGAGCTGATCCGGAAGCAGGCCCAGGAGAAGTTTGAACTAAGTGAGAACTGTTCAGAGCGGCCTGGGCTCCGAGGAGCTTCTGGGGAACAGCTCAGCTTTGCTGCTGGGCTAGTGTACTCACTGAGTCTGCTGCAGGCCACACTCCACCGCTATGAACAGTAAGTGACCTCTGACCCCTCACTCCAGGGCCATGGGGCCAAGATTGGCTGGAACTGAGATTGCCTGGCAGGCCCAGGCCTCACAGAACCTTCTCTGGTCTCTAGTGCCCTCTCTCAGTGCAGTGTGGATGTGTATAAGAAGGTGGGCAGCCTCTACCCTGAGATGAGTGCGCATGAGCGCTCCTTGGATTTCCTTATTGAGCTGCTGCACAAGGATCAGCTGGATGAGACTGTTAATGTAGAGCCTCTCACCAAGGCCATCAAATACTACCAGGTCTGGGGCGAGAATTTGGGCTTGGCGCAGGAGGGAGGGATGGTTTCTCCTGCTGGGGGCTATTGGTTTCTCCCAGGCTGGCTGCTTGAGGCTTGGCTTGCTCTTAGTTGAACTTGCCTTAGGATGTAGTGCCTTGAGGGTTTCAGATTCTCTTGTACCTCTGGAGTCCCATGATGACTGGGGCTGAAATTGCAGTTTGAGAAGAATTCTCCATCCTTCCAAGGTCTAAAGGCTGTCTGTTTCTTTGTCATCTCTTCTCAGCATCTGTACAGCATCCACCTTGCTGAACAGCCTGAGGATAGTACCATGCAGCTGGCTGACCACATTAAGGTAAAGGGTCTGGGCCACTGCTTGAGCCTCCTATAGAAATCAGAAATGGAGAACATCAGATCAAGAGATCTGACCCTCAAGGGGTGTTCCATAAGACTGGAACAGGGTCATTAAGGCCACATCAGGGAAGCTAGAGAACCCATTCATGTGGCGGTGAGTGGAGAGTCTAGACGTCTTAGAGATGATGATGGGACAGAAGGACTCCTGCTGGGGCTGACAACCACACGCTTCTGTCCTCACAGTTCACCCAGAGTGCCCTGGACTGCATGAGCGTGGAGGTGGGGCGGCTGCGTGCCTTCTTGCAGGTGAGAGCACAGCTAGACTTGTTTGAGCTCCTCTTTCTTCCTAGTCTCCATCTTCTGACCTCCAGCCCTAATACTCACTTGGTTCCCCATTCATTTCCTATTCCCTGAGTagggtgggcaggaggcttcAGATATTGCCCTCCTACTCCGGGACCTGGAAACATCATGCAGTGACATCCGCCAGTTCTGCAAGAAGATCCGAAGGCGAATGCCGGGGACAGATGCTCCTGGGATCCCAGCTGCACTGGCCTTTGGACCACAGGTTTAGGGCTGCgaaggggaaagggaaggaagctgAGTAGAATCAGGAGGGACCCAGCATGTCAAGATCTGGATCTGGTCAGGGGACAAGAATGGTTTTGAGGTAGTTGGAAGCTGTGATGCTAGACCCAGGGTGGGCTCCTGACTCTGGCCTTTTGCGCAGGTATCCGACACACTCCTAGACTGCAGGAAACACTTGACGTGGGTGGTGGCTGTGCTGCAGGAGgtggcagctgctgctgctcagcTCATTGCCCCATTGGCAGAGAATGAGGGACTGCCTGTGGCTGCCCTGGAGGAGCTGGCTTTCAAAGCAAGCGAGCAGGTGGGCCTGGATGGCTGGGCAGAAGGTGTTGGGGTATCAGGTGGCCATTGTGGGTTTTTCACTGCTGCCCTTGGCTCCTGCAGATCTATGGGACCCCCTCTAGCAGCCCCTATGAGTGTCTGCGCCAGTCGTGCAATATCCTCATCAGTACCATGAACAAGTTGGCCACAGCCATGCAGGAGGGAGAGTATGATGCAGAGCGGCCCCCCAGCAAGGTGGGTGGGGAGCTCCTTGGAGGGGCTCCAGGGGCCTGGAGGAGCAGGACTTGCAGAGCTGCTGCTAGTTGtgggagggctgggaggcagggggaaGAAATCTGAAGAGCCCCGCCCTGTTTAGAAGGCAAGATTTTCCCTATGACTGGATCTCTCTGAAAGGATCACAGTGGTGacctcctctccccatccctgctctctgctcccaccCTGACCCTTAGCCTCCTCCAGTTGAGCTGCGGGCTGCAGCCCTTCGTGCAGAGATCACAGATGCTGAAGGCCTGGGCTTGAAGCTTGAAGACCGAGAGACAGTTATCAAGGAGTTGAAGAAGTCTCTCAAGATCAAGGTGAGGGTAGGGTAGACTCAGGATCTTGGGGGGCCAGAAAGTATGGTGGGGCACAGGGCAACAGTGAGTGTTGGGGGTTGAGGGGAGAAGTGGTGCCTGTGATCAGTGGGAGCGCTTCTGGGCCCTTAGGGAGCTTTCTATCTCAGGGACCTCTCTATCCCAGGGCCCTGGGGGGCCGGGGGAGGATGTAAGGGAACTAGAAGCTATATGCCCTCCCCCTCCAGGGGGAGGAGCTGAGTGAGGCCAACGTGCGGCTGAGCCTCTTGGAGAAGAAGTTGGACAGTGCTGCCAAGGATGCAGATGAGCGCATCGAAAAAGTCCAGACTCGGCTGGAGGAGACCCAGGCACTGCTGCGGAAGAAGGAGAAGTCAGGCACCTTCCCCAGGCCCCTGCTTGCTCCAACCCTCCCTTCTGCCAGTGGCTCTCTGCCTCCTAACCCATCCCCTACCCAGGCCCTCTCCTAGTGAGACTCCCTAGGGGAACAGACACTGTTTTCCTCCCCGACTGTCAACCACATTGTGTCACCCCAATCTGAGCCTGTGCTGGCCCTGGCCCCTCACCAGCAGGGCTACTCCAAGGCCCTGTCAGGActgaggagtgggggtggggctgtgggGAAGGGACACTGCCTAAGACCAGATTCTCTTTCACAGAGAGTTTGAGGAGACGATGGATGCACTCCAGGCTGACATCGACCAGCTagaggcagagaaggcagagcTAAAGCAGCGGCTGAACAGCCAGTCCAAGCGCACAATCGAGGGGCTCCGGGGGCCCCCTCCCTCGGGTATAGCTACCCTGGTCTCTGGCATTGCTGGTGGTGAGTGCAGTGGGACAGGCAGCACTGGCCCAGAGGAGATCGCATGGGCTTCCTTCTGTCCTTGGCCTCAGTTTGACTTCTGCCCCCTTCTTATCGCTGGATGTGTAGCCAGGAGTGTGCTTGCCGCATTTCACTCTGTGTCAGCTTTCACCAAGTTTTTACTTTTCCCAAAGATACGTACAGAGTCCTTCTGACCAATAGGGCATTACTCAGTTGTCAGTGAAGCTCAGAATTACAACAGTTGGACTCTAGTAGATGTCCCTTCTGGGTCTGCACTCTGACTTTTCTGTCCCAGCCCTGTAATCCCAGAGGGTCGTCGTCCTGTACCTGGCTGGGCCACCTCTGCTGCAGTGTCCAGCTGTGCCTCCTGCTTGCTCTTGATTGCTCCTATGCTTGCACACTGTGTTTTCCCCATTGAGTTCACATGGCTTCACCCTGTGATGCGGTTGCCTCTTCTGTTGATCAATTCTCCCACTTTCTCTTGGGGCTTGTGTTTGAGCTTTGCCTGGCCTCTTGGTGTGGTCAGGGCTCCTTATCTGGAATTTTTCTGGCTTCCCTAGTTTCCTGACCAGGGAGGTGGCCACTGTCATCTTAGTTTTCATCTGTCCTATAGTTTTTCAGTTTCCTGTTCACCCTTCTTACTTCCAGAAGACAAACTCCTTGCCTTGGAAATAAGCCTTCAGGATCTCTAGACCTCCTCTGCTGTACAGTCTTGTCAGCTGGCCTCACCTAGGGTCTTATCCTCATCCAAGCCCCTGTCGCTGGTGCCTCTTGATCTTGGGAGGTGACCAAATACCTTCTGACTTTAGACTCCTGTGGTACATATGGCTCCTGTTCTTGGGGAAGGGGTCTCCAGAATTACTACATTGTGTGGTTGTAGCACAGGCTCTTTAAACAAATACTGGTTCTGAATTTATGAAATTTCTCACCGAAAAAGGGGTCATTTACCTCAGAGCAATGGGGAACCCTGAGGATCATGGGAATACGCCTGCATCCTCAACTTAAGCTTTGCTGCTGGCAAGTACTGAGGGTGCAGGCATATCGGGGTCTCGGGAGCATTCCTTCTGCACTTCTTGGAGGTGGACTatgaggcagggaggcaggaccAACCTCAGGCCCCAAGTGCTTCCTCCATTGCACACTCCTACTGCTGCTCTTTCTCATACCTCACATCCTATCTTGTGGCCTCACTCtcctttcttatctttctttcacACATATTTACTCccctttcttatctttctttcacACATATTTGTTCTTCCCCCAAAGGTAGAAGGGGCTTGTTAGAGAGGGTGTGGTGATCAGCAAAAAAGGGTTTTCCCGGAGGTCCTGTCCTGGATTCCTCTGGTGTGTCTCCCTAACCCCCAAATCATCtaattcttctctcctcttttcctgctcGCCCACGGGCTATCCCGAGCACAGAAGAACAGCAGCGAGGTAGAGACACACCCTGGCTGGGGATTGCCAGGGCTAGTGGAAattggggctgggggagcagggtGAGACTTCTCCCTTGGGAGCAACCAGgacaggaggtgggaggggctaAGGAAAGCAGATGAGCAGGGATGAAGCCCATCTTCAGCCCTCTCCACCTGGGGCTGATGACATTTATTGTGGTACCCACAGGAGGCGCCCCTGGGCAGGCTCCTGGGtctgtgccaggcccagggctggtgAAGGACTCACCACTGCTGCTTCAGCAGATCTCTGCCATGAGGCTGCACATCTCCCAGCTCCAGCATGAGAACAGCATCCTCAAGGTAAAGGAGACACAGGGAGgactggggtggaggtggagcaTACATCCTCCATTAATGATAGACAGCAGGGGCCTTCTGTCATCTCTTACCACCCCACCTCTTTTCCCCTACAGGGAGCCCAAATGAAGGCATCGTTAGCAGCCCTGCCCCCTCTGCATGTGGCAAAGCTCTCCCTTCCACCCCATGAGGGCCTTGGCAGTGACCTAGCAGCTGGAGCACTGTATCGTAAGACCAGCCAGCTCCTGGAGACATTGAATCAGCTGAGTACACACACCCACGTGGTAGACATCACTCGTACCAGCCCTGGTATGGACCCGCCAACCCCTGAGATGAATAACACACCctctctctttgcctctgggatgtAGCCCCTGCCCAGGCAGTTCCCACACCATAGAGCTTCTTCCCAATGCTGCTCTTTGGCCTCTGTGTGCAGTTTACTTGATTCCCCCTCCCTTTCATGTGCCCGTTCCATGAGAGGGTCCAGTACTTGATCCTTAATCTAGTACAGCTGCCTGCCTGGGCCTTGGCGGGCCTCACTAGCCTTCTGTCCCCACAGCTGCCAAGAGCCCATCGGCTCAGCTCCTGGAGCAAGTGGCTCAGCTCAAGTCCCTAAGCGACACCATCGAGAAGCTCAAGGTCAGTTCACACCCTGCCCTTCCTCAGCCAACAGAGCTCGCTGCAGAGCATTCCCTGGTGGAGCCCTTAGCATATTCATTTCCACAGGCACTCTCAGAGTTCctctgggcccagccctgtgctagACGGCTCAGTGCAGGGGAGGTGGAAGGGAAGGCACAGTTCCTGCCTTGGGAGCTCAGTGTCTTGGTGCAAACAGAAGGTAGATTCTTGTCACCAAAATGGGTTGAGCGAGGATTCCCTTTAAAGTGTTTGGTTCAGGTGCAGCTTCAGTCAGAGCTGAGATCACTGTGGGGTAGAATGGTTGGGGATGGCTTCCCAGAGGCCATAGAACCTGAGTTTGGCCTTCAAGGATAAGTATCTTAAAGTAAGGATGTTGCgtgggaagggggttggaggtgAGAGCAAAAGTATGGCCATAGAGAGGACTGGGTTCCTGCTCCCTGGGTATTAGTGTCCCTTTGAAACCAGGGAGATACTGGGCTTTGGAGGTCCCCTAAATGAACCTTTGTTGTCCTCCTCCTATGCCAGGATGAAGTCCTCAAGGAGACCGTGTCTCAGCGCCCTGGTGCCACGGTCCCCACTGACTTTGCCACCTTCCCTTCATCTGCCTTCCTCAGGGTAAGAGGGAGCatggggaggaggatgggcaggatGGAGGGCTCAGGTGGgggcccttcccctctccctcagaATTTGAAGAGGGCTCTGGGGTCTCAGGTTCAACAACTACATATCCTGAATTATCTCCCTGAGTCTTACTTGCAAGTAACTCAAGAGTGCTTGCAGTGCTTCCAGAAATTCCAATATTTCAGCAGTTAAACATCTTCTATGACTTTTGACACCAGGAGGGGCTCAAAACTCCCTGTCAGGGTGTGTACCCCAATTCTGATTACGAAAATGTGGTCACCGTAGCTTAGGAGCTCAAAAACCTGTCTCCCAGGAGCTTGTTTGGTCTCAGGGCCAAGGGACCTTGTCAGTGGCACACAGCTCAGTGAGCCCCTGACCTGGAGGCCTCTTCTCCTTACCAACTCCCAGGCCAAGGAGGAGCAGCAGGATGACACTGTCTACATGGGCAAAGTGACCTTCTCGTGTGCGGCTGGCCTTGGACAGCGACACCGGCTGGTGCTGACCCAGGAGCAGCTGCACCAGCTTCACAGTCGCCTCATCTCCTAAGTGCTCCTTCCCTCACGTTCCCTTCTACCCTCTGCCCGATGCACAGCCACCTCAGCCAGTCCCCAGGTAGAACCATGTATGTAAAACTATTTCTACCCTATTCAGCTTCACCCCTACCTGTCAGTGCCCTGCCCCTTGACCTGG belongs to Equus asinus isolate D_3611 breed Donkey chromosome 6, EquAss-T2T_v2, whole genome shotgun sequence and includes:
- the DCTN1 gene encoding dynactin subunit 1 isoform X2, with the protein product MAQSKRHVYSRTPSGSRMSAEASARPLRVGSRVEVIGKGHRGTVAYVGATLFATGKWVGVILDEAKGKNDGTVQGRKYFTCDEGHGIFVRQSQIQVFEDGADTTSPETPDSSASKILKRDGTDSTAKTSKLRGLKPKKAPTARKTTTRRPKPTRPASTGVAGASSSLGPSGSASAGELSSSEPSTPAQTPLAAPIIPTPALTSPGAAPPLPSPSKEEEGLRAQVRDLEEKLETLRLKRAEDKAKLKELEKHKIQLEQVQEWKSKMQEQQADLQRRLKEARKEAKEALEAKERYMEEMADTADAIEMATLDKEMAEERAESLQQEVEALKERVDELTTDLEILKAEIEEKGSDGAASSYQLKQLEEQNARLKDALVRMRDLSSSEKQEHVKLQKLMEKKNQELEVVRQQRERLQEELSQAESTIDELKEQVDAALGAEEMVEMLTDRNLNLEEKVRELRETVGDLEAMNEMNDELQENARETELELREQLDMAGARVREAQKRVEAAQETVADYQQTIKKYRQLTAHLQDVNRELTNQQEASVERQQQPPPETFDFKIKFAETKAHAKAIEMELRQMEVAQANRHMSLLTAFMPDSFLRPGGDHDCVLVLLLMPRLICKAELIRKQAQEKFELSENCSERPGLRGASGEQLSFAAGLVYSLSLLQATLHRYEHALSQCSVDVYKKVGSLYPEMSAHERSLDFLIELLHKDQLDETVNVEPLTKAIKYYQHLYSIHLAEQPEDSTMQLADHIKFTQSALDCMSVEVGRLRAFLQGGQEASDIALLLRDLETSCSDIRQFCKKIRRRMPGTDAPGIPAALAFGPQVSDTLLDCRKHLTWVVAVLQEVAAAAAQLIAPLAENEGLPVAALEELAFKASEQIYGTPSSSPYECLRQSCNILISTMNKLATAMQEGEYDAERPPSKPPPVELRAAALRAEITDAEGLGLKLEDRETVIKELKKSLKIKGEELSEANVRLSLLEKKLDSAAKDADERIEKVQTRLEETQALLRKKEKEFEETMDALQADIDQLEAEKAELKQRLNSQSKRTIEGLRGPPPSGIATLVSGIAGGGAPGQAPGSVPGPGLVKDSPLLLQQISAMRLHISQLQHENSILKGAQMKASLAALPPLHVAKLSLPPHEGLGSDLAAGALYRKTSQLLETLNQLSTHTHVVDITRTSPAAKSPSAQLLEQVAQLKSLSDTIEKLKDEVLKETVSQRPGATVPTDFATFPSSAFLRAKEEQQDDTVYMGKVTFSCAAGLGQRHRLVLTQEQLHQLHSRLIS
- the DCTN1 gene encoding dynactin subunit 1 isoform X6, whose translation is MAQSKRHVYSRTPSGSRMSAEASARPLRVGSRVEVIGKGHRGTVAYVGATLFATGKWVGVILDEAKGKNDGTVQGRKYFTCDEGHGIFVRQSQIQVFEDGADTTSPETPDSSASKILKRDGTDSTAKTSKLTTTRRPKPTRPASTGVAGASSSLGPSGSASAGELSSSEPSTPAQTPLAAPIIPTPALTSPGAAPPLPSPSKEEEGLRAQVRDLEEKLETLRLKRAEDKAKLKELEKHKIQLEQVQEWKSKMQEQQADLQRRLKEARKEAKEALEAKERYMEEMADTADAIEMATLDKEMAEERAESLQQEVEALKERVDELTTDLEILKAEIEEKGSDGAASSYQLKQLEEQNARLKDALVRMRDLSSSEKQEHVKLQKLMEKKNQELEVVRQQRERLQEELSQAESTIDELKEQVDAALGAEEMVEMLTDRNLNLEEKVRELRETVGDLEAMNEMNDELQENARETELELREQLDMAGARVREAQKRVEAAQETVADYQQTIKKYRQLTAHLQDVNRELTNQQEASVERQQQPPPETFDFKIKFAETKAHAKAIEMELRQMEVAQANRHMSLLTAFMPDSFLRPGGDHDCVLVLLLMPRLICKAELIRKQAQEKFELSENCSERPGLRGASGEQLSFAAGLVYSLSLLQATLHRYEHALSQCSVDVYKKVGSLYPEMSAHERSLDFLIELLHKDQLDETVNVEPLTKAIKYYQHLYSIHLAEQPEDSTMQLADHIKFTQSALDCMSVEVGRLRAFLQGGQEASDIALLLRDLETSCSDIRQFCKKIRRRMPGTDAPGIPAALAFGPQVSDTLLDCRKHLTWVVAVLQEVAAAAAQLIAPLAENEGLPVAALEELAFKASEQIYGTPSSSPYECLRQSCNILISTMNKLATAMQEGEYDAERPPSKPPPVELRAAALRAEITDAEGLGLKLEDRETVIKELKKSLKIKGEELSEANVRLSLLEKKLDSAAKDADERIEKVQTRLEETQALLRKKEKEFEETMDALQADIDQLEAEKAELKQRLNSQSKRTIEGLRGPPPSGIATLVSGIAGGGAPGQAPGSVPGPGLVKDSPLLLQQISAMRLHISQLQHENSILKGAQMKASLAALPPLHVAKLSLPPHEGLGSDLAAGALYRKTSQLLETLNQLSTHTHVVDITRTSPAAKSPSAQLLEQVAQLKSLSDTIEKLKDEVLKETVSQRPGATVPTDFATFPSSAFLRAKEEQQDDTVYMGKVTFSCAAGLGQRHRLVLTQEQLHQLHSRLIS
- the DCTN1 gene encoding dynactin subunit 1 isoform X1; its protein translation is MAQSKRHVYSRTPSGSRMSAEASARPLRVGSRVEVIGKGHRGTVAYVGATLFATGKWVGVILDEAKGKNDGTVQGRKYFTCDEGHGIFVRQSQIQVFEDGADTTSPETPDSSASKILKRDGTDSTAKTSKLRGLKPKKAPTARKTTTRRPKPTRPASTGVAGASSSLGPSGSASAGELSSSEPSTPAQTPLAAPIIPTPALTSPGAAPPLPSPSKEEEGLRAQVRDLEEKLETLRLKRAEDKAKLKELEKHKIQLEQVQEWKSKMQEQQADLQRRLKEARKEAKEALEAKERYMEEMADTADAIEMATLDKEMAEERAESLQQEVEALKERVDELTTDLEILKAEIEEKGSDGAASSYQLKQLEEQNARLKDALVRMRDLSSSEKQEHVKLQKLMEKKNQELEVVRQQRERLQEELSQAESTIDELKEQVDAALGAEEMVEMLTDRNLNLEEKVRELRETVGDLEAMNEMNDELQENARETELELREQLDMAGARVREAQKRVEAAQETVADYQQTIKKYRQLTAHLQDVNRELTNQQEASVERQQQPPPETFDFKIKFAETKAHAKAIEMELRQMEVAQANRHMSLLTAFMPDSFLRPGGDHDCVLVLLLMPRLICKAELIRKQAQEKFELSENCSERPGLRGASGEQLSFAAGLVYSLSLLQATLHRYEHALSQCSVDVYKKVGSLYPEMSAHERSLDFLIELLHKDQLDETVNVEPLTKAIKYYQHLYSIHLAEQPEDSTMQLADHIKFTQSALDCMSVEVGRLRAFLQGGQEASDIALLLRDLETSCSDIRQFCKKIRRRMPGTDAPGIPAALAFGPQVSDTLLDCRKHLTWVVAVLQEVAAAAAQLIAPLAENEGLPVAALEELAFKASEQIYGTPSSSPYECLRQSCNILISTMNKLATAMQEGEYDAERPPSKPPPVELRAAALRAEITDAEGLGLKLEDRETVIKELKKSLKIKGEELSEANVRLSLLEKKLDSAAKDADERIEKVQTRLEETQALLRKKEKEFEETMDALQADIDQLEAEKAELKQRLNSQSKRTIEGLRGPPPSGIATLVSGIAGEEQQRGGAPGQAPGSVPGPGLVKDSPLLLQQISAMRLHISQLQHENSILKGAQMKASLAALPPLHVAKLSLPPHEGLGSDLAAGALYRKTSQLLETLNQLSTHTHVVDITRTSPAAKSPSAQLLEQVAQLKSLSDTIEKLKDEVLKETVSQRPGATVPTDFATFPSSAFLRAKEEQQDDTVYMGKVTFSCAAGLGQRHRLVLTQEQLHQLHSRLIS
- the DCTN1 gene encoding dynactin subunit 1 isoform X4, which gives rise to MAQSKRHVYSRTPSGSRMSAEASARPLRVGSRVEVIGKGHRGTVAYVGATLFATGKWVGVILDEAKGKNDGTVQGRKYFTCDEGHGIFVRQSQIQVFEDGADTTSPETPDSSASKILKRDGTDSTAKTSKLRGLKPKKAPTARKTTTRRPKPTRPASTGVAGASSSLGPSGSASAGELSSSEPSTPAQTPLAAPIIPTPALTSPGAAPPLPSPSKEEEGLRAQVRDLEEKLETLRLKRAEDKAKLKELEKHKIQLEQVQEWKSKMQEQQADLQRRLKEARKEAKEALEAKERYMEEMADTADAIEMATLDKEMAEERAESLQQEVEALKERVDELTTDLEILKAEIEEKGSDGAASSYQLKQLEEQNARLKDALVRMRDLSSSEKQEHVKLQKLMEKKNQELEVVRQQRERLQEELSQAESTIDELKEQVDAALGAEEMVEMLTDRNLNLEEKVRELRETVGDLEAMNEMNDELQENARETELELREQLDMAGARVREAQKRVEAAQETVADYQQTIKKYRQLTAHLQDVNRELTNQQEASVERQQQPPPETFDFKIKFAETKAHAKAIEMELRQMEVAQANRHMSLLTAFMPDSFLRPGGDHDCVLVLLLMPRLICKAELIRKQAQEKFELSENCSERPGLRGASGEQLSFAAGLVYSLSLLQATLHRYEHALSQCSVDVYKKVGSLYPEMSAHERSLDFLIELLHKDQLDETVNVEPLTKAIKYYQHLYSIHLAEQPEDSTMQLADHIKFTQSALDCMSVEVGRLRAFLQGGQEASDIALLLRDLETSCSDIRQFCKKIRRRMPGTDAPGIPAALAFGPQVSDTLLDCRKHLTWVVAVLQEVAAAAAQLIAPLAENEGLPVAALEELAFKASEQIYGTPSSSPYECLRQSCNILISTMNKLATAMQEGEYDAERPPSKPPPVELRAAALRAEITDAEGLGLKLEDRETVIKELKKSLKIKGEELSEANVRLSLLEKKLDSAAKDADERIEKVQTRLEETQALLRKKEKEFEETMDALQADIDQLEAEKAELKQRLNSQSKRTIEGLRGPPPSGGAPGQAPGSVPGPGLVKDSPLLLQQISAMRLHISQLQHENSILKGAQMKASLAALPPLHVAKLSLPPHEGLGSDLAAGALYRKTSQLLETLNQLSTHTHVVDITRTSPAAKSPSAQLLEQVAQLKSLSDTIEKLKDEVLKETVSQRPGATVPTDFATFPSSAFLRAKEEQQDDTVYMGKVTFSCAAGLGQRHRLVLTQEQLHQLHSRLIS
- the DCTN1 gene encoding dynactin subunit 1 isoform X3, translating into MAQSKRHVYSRTPSGSRMSAEASARPLRVGSRVEVIGKGHRGTVAYVGATLFATGKWVGVILDEAKGKNDGTVQGRKYFTCDEGHGIFVRQSQIQVFEDGADTTSPETPDSSASKILKRDGTDSTAKTSKLTTTRRPKPTRPASTGVAGASSSLGPSGSASAGELSSSEPSTPAQTPLAAPIIPTPALTSPGAAPPLPSPSKEEEGLRAQVRDLEEKLETLRLKRAEDKAKLKELEKHKIQLEQVQEWKSKMQEQQADLQRRLKEARKEAKEALEAKERYMEEMADTADAIEMATLDKEMAEERAESLQQEVEALKERVDELTTDLEILKAEIEEKGSDGAASSYQLKQLEEQNARLKDALVRMRDLSSSEKQEHVKLQKLMEKKNQELEVVRQQRERLQEELSQAESTIDELKEQVDAALGAEEMVEMLTDRNLNLEEKVRELRETVGDLEAMNEMNDELQENARETELELREQLDMAGARVREAQKRVEAAQETVADYQQTIKKYRQLTAHLQDVNRELTNQQEASVERQQQPPPETFDFKIKFAETKAHAKAIEMELRQMEVAQANRHMSLLTAFMPDSFLRPGGDHDCVLVLLLMPRLICKAELIRKQAQEKFELSENCSERPGLRGASGEQLSFAAGLVYSLSLLQATLHRYEHALSQCSVDVYKKVGSLYPEMSAHERSLDFLIELLHKDQLDETVNVEPLTKAIKYYQHLYSIHLAEQPEDSTMQLADHIKFTQSALDCMSVEVGRLRAFLQGGQEASDIALLLRDLETSCSDIRQFCKKIRRRMPGTDAPGIPAALAFGPQVSDTLLDCRKHLTWVVAVLQEVAAAAAQLIAPLAENEGLPVAALEELAFKASEQIYGTPSSSPYECLRQSCNILISTMNKLATAMQEGEYDAERPPSKPPPVELRAAALRAEITDAEGLGLKLEDRETVIKELKKSLKIKGEELSEANVRLSLLEKKLDSAAKDADERIEKVQTRLEETQALLRKKEKEFEETMDALQADIDQLEAEKAELKQRLNSQSKRTIEGLRGPPPSGIATLVSGIAGEEQQRGGAPGQAPGSVPGPGLVKDSPLLLQQISAMRLHISQLQHENSILKGAQMKASLAALPPLHVAKLSLPPHEGLGSDLAAGALYRKTSQLLETLNQLSTHTHVVDITRTSPAAKSPSAQLLEQVAQLKSLSDTIEKLKDEVLKETVSQRPGATVPTDFATFPSSAFLRAKEEQQDDTVYMGKVTFSCAAGLGQRHRLVLTQEQLHQLHSRLIS